A genomic region of Candidatus Zixiibacteriota bacterium contains the following coding sequences:
- a CDS encoding DUF3891 family protein, producing MVVRELKDGSVIVSTQEDHAELAAQFAAHWGNERFSRLRPYSTMILATLYHDSGYREWEGNPPVHVEKGRPYAFREDNPLFEPVELKGYMKNVEWVGSRDPYAGLLVSMHRSGLWENRYNVFTRPAGRVRERSPAVLAAKKELESRQEQIRRGLAAGRAAFDDELAYNYRALQIFDLLSLYFCCDGRDADGRFKEYAIAPVRVAYETREEVELRLIPHGPDAVRVDPYPFDLSPLRVAARARLILPVPEKTEEAALEAYHKAPRRLLEFEVRS from the coding sequence ATGGTCGTACGCGAGCTGAAAGACGGAAGCGTGATCGTGAGCACCCAGGAGGATCACGCCGAGCTGGCGGCGCAATTCGCCGCTCACTGGGGAAACGAGCGCTTCTCCCGGCTGAGACCTTACTCGACCATGATCCTCGCCACGCTCTATCACGACAGCGGCTACCGGGAGTGGGAAGGCAACCCTCCGGTCCATGTCGAGAAAGGCCGGCCCTACGCTTTTCGTGAAGACAACCCGCTCTTCGAGCCGGTGGAGCTCAAGGGTTACATGAAGAACGTCGAATGGGTCGGCTCCCGCGACCCGTATGCCGGCCTCCTGGTTTCCATGCACCGCAGCGGCCTGTGGGAAAACCGCTACAACGTCTTCACCAGGCCGGCCGGCCGCGTTCGGGAGCGAAGCCCCGCCGTGCTGGCGGCCAAGAAGGAACTCGAGTCCCGCCAGGAGCAGATCCGGCGCGGGCTCGCCGCGGGCAGGGCCGCCTTCGACGACGAGCTCGCGTACAATTATCGCGCCCTCCAGATCTTCGATCTGCTGTCCCTCTACTTTTGCTGCGACGGTCGCGACGCCGACGGCCGATTCAAGGAATACGCCATCGCTCCCGTTCGCGTGGCGTACGAGACCCGGGAAGAGGTCGAGCTCCGGCTGATTCCCCACGGCCCCGACGCGGTCCGTGTCGACCCTTATCCGTTCGACCTCTCGCCGCTCCGCGTCGCCGCGCGCGCCCGGCTGATCCTCCCGGTTCCGGAGAAAACCGAAGAGGCGGCGCTCGAGGCCTACCATAAAGCGCCGCGCCGCCTGCTGGAATTCGAGGTCAGGAGCTGA
- a CDS encoding VOC family protein has protein sequence MHSAGERFNVGGVLLDRPFKIRRLGHFGFNLTRMDEGVDFYVNLLGFRVSDVIDYTGRAARSGQLDGLGDPRGYFTRYGTDHHALVLFNQRVREALGRGGKPGVTVNQITWQVGSLREVVDGAGWLARNGFAVDRSGRDMPGSNWHVYAYDPEGHLNELYYGIEQIGWSGHSKPRALYHRGFREAPALPQPGEQQEVQEALANGVDLFSGQRHVEALPPRYDVDGVLLPRPFKVVRIGPVTLFVSNLDAAEAFYRRTLGFTLTEETTFQGNRCLFLRCNTEHHSLALLPLDLRARLGLSAHSTCAALGLQLASYRQLRHAVMFLKEHGVEVLDIFPPELHPGIDYAHVLDPDGHCIRLYYAMEQIGWDGRPRPVRRREPLPFEKWPEVLENDPDAYVGEPFLGPWG, from the coding sequence ATGCACTCGGCCGGCGAAAGGTTCAACGTCGGAGGCGTTCTTCTCGACAGGCCGTTCAAGATCCGGCGCCTCGGTCACTTCGGCTTCAATCTCACCCGCATGGACGAGGGCGTCGACTTCTACGTCAACCTGCTGGGATTTCGGGTTTCGGACGTGATCGACTATACCGGCCGCGCCGCGCGCTCCGGCCAGCTCGACGGCCTCGGAGATCCGCGAGGCTATTTCACTCGCTACGGCACGGACCATCACGCACTCGTCCTCTTCAACCAGCGCGTGCGCGAGGCTCTCGGGCGCGGCGGCAAGCCGGGCGTCACCGTCAACCAGATCACCTGGCAGGTCGGAAGCCTGCGGGAGGTCGTGGACGGCGCCGGCTGGCTCGCACGCAACGGCTTTGCCGTGGACCGGTCCGGACGCGACATGCCGGGCTCGAACTGGCATGTGTACGCCTACGATCCCGAAGGCCACCTGAACGAGCTGTACTACGGCATCGAGCAGATCGGCTGGAGCGGCCACAGCAAGCCGCGTGCCCTTTACCACCGCGGCTTCCGCGAGGCGCCGGCGCTGCCGCAGCCGGGCGAGCAGCAGGAAGTTCAGGAGGCGCTGGCGAACGGAGTCGACCTTTTTTCCGGGCAGCGCCACGTGGAGGCGCTGCCCCCACGCTACGACGTCGACGGCGTCCTTTTGCCGCGCCCCTTCAAGGTCGTCAGGATCGGACCCGTGACCTTGTTCGTATCGAACCTCGACGCGGCCGAAGCCTTCTACCGACGAACGCTCGGTTTCACTCTCACCGAAGAGACGACGTTTCAGGGCAACCGGTGTCTCTTCCTCCGGTGCAACACCGAGCATCACTCGCTCGCCCTCCTTCCCCTGGACCTGCGGGCCCGGCTCGGGCTCTCCGCGCACTCGACCTGTGCGGCGCTCGGGCTACAGCTGGCCAGCTACCGGCAGCTCCGCCACGCCGTAATGTTCCTGAAGGAGCACGGGGTTGAGGTGCTCGACATCTTTCCGCCGGAGCTTCATCCCGGAATCGACTACGCCCACGTACTCGATCCCGACGGCCATTGCATCCGGCTCTACTACGCGATGGAGCAGATCGGCTGGGACGGTAGACCCCGGCCCGTCCGGCGGCGCGAGCCGCTCCCGTTCGAAAAATGGCCCGAGGTCCTGGAGAACGACCCGGACGCTTATGTCGGTGAACCGTTTCTCGGCCCCTGGGGTTGA
- a CDS encoding 4Fe-4S dicluster-binding protein, which translates to MIKRVEVNYRGIFQKNLAKKIGSDIVMIASRMGKRAFSNGRYSDSPERNGIPCKYFAFVSPDLSDEELEAECGAKLDIDEADVSIVLDDTMCKGVEPWGWHGVRPINEKVVAGGSLLVFSRKSHAELLKFIARKPYSYKLAVLDGDASFAGLWVNKDDLTYERALGGIAALDPSVISIEAVEAYLMEKTKQKHRAEAARAAYESLRQEAKPPRVREVAPGEGSEWKHAIPVLPKWFEMAEGAVVPAVKRGFTIGPRGQSRNTMFKRGTTKSQRPAVRFDLCTKCTLCWAECPDECFDPTADGYYDIDYQYCVGCGKCAEVCPVKECIVMVDELRFEDDSSPYEHWKRAPKEYIQWVEEKKGKERVSYPVVTGKGVSVTAGEFMPEGKIVPVRKTEEVEL; encoded by the coding sequence ATGATCAAACGCGTGGAGGTCAACTACCGGGGCATCTTTCAGAAGAACCTGGCGAAAAAGATCGGGAGCGACATCGTGATGATCGCCAGCCGCATGGGCAAGCGGGCGTTCTCCAACGGCCGCTACAGCGACTCTCCGGAGCGCAACGGCATCCCGTGCAAGTACTTCGCCTTCGTGTCGCCCGACCTGTCCGACGAAGAGCTCGAGGCCGAGTGCGGTGCCAAGCTCGACATCGACGAGGCGGACGTCTCGATCGTGCTGGACGACACCATGTGCAAAGGGGTAGAGCCCTGGGGCTGGCACGGGGTCCGGCCGATCAACGAAAAGGTGGTCGCGGGCGGAAGCCTGCTGGTCTTCTCGCGCAAGAGCCACGCCGAGCTGCTGAAGTTCATCGCCAGGAAACCCTACAGCTACAAGCTGGCCGTTCTCGACGGCGACGCGAGCTTCGCCGGCCTATGGGTCAACAAGGACGACCTCACCTACGAGCGGGCGCTCGGCGGGATCGCTGCGCTCGACCCCTCGGTGATCAGCATCGAGGCGGTCGAGGCGTACCTGATGGAAAAGACCAAGCAGAAGCACCGTGCGGAAGCGGCGCGTGCGGCCTACGAATCGCTGCGCCAGGAAGCGAAGCCGCCCCGGGTCAGGGAGGTCGCTCCGGGCGAGGGGAGCGAGTGGAAGCACGCGATCCCGGTATTGCCCAAATGGTTCGAGATGGCCGAGGGGGCGGTGGTTCCGGCGGTAAAGCGCGGCTTCACGATAGGGCCCCGGGGGCAGTCGCGCAACACGATGTTCAAGCGCGGGACGACCAAATCGCAGCGTCCCGCGGTCCGTTTCGATCTCTGCACCAAGTGCACGTTGTGCTGGGCGGAGTGTCCGGATGAGTGCTTCGATCCCACCGCGGACGGCTACTACGACATCGACTATCAGTACTGCGTCGGCTGCGGCAAGTGCGCCGAGGTCTGCCCCGTGAAGGAATGCATCGTGATGGTCGACGAGCTGCGCTTCGAGGACGACAGCAGCCCGTACGAGCACTGGAAACGGGCTCCCAAGGAATACATCCAGTGGGTGGAGGAGAAGAAAGGCAAAGAGCGGGTCTCCTATCCCGTCGTGACCGGCAAGGGCGTGAGCGTCACCGCCGGCGAGTTCATGCCCGAAGGCAAGATCGTGCCGGTAAGAAAGACCGAGGAGGTTGAGCTATGA
- a CDS encoding urea carboxylase-associated family protein, with translation MALAQSKVVAKNSGAAFAVRKGQLLRVAGRSIVDLVAFNLHDVRERFDQARTKTNQAKIFISTGDVLYSKRNNPMLRIVRDTFTGGRHDLQKGMCSRRRFEMVASGASLRVFAEGVDINPKAPEELPDHGCWENLSEALRPWNIDPDDVPSPFNLFQCMRIDPDTGAMYDTLVRPKEEACVDFRAEMDCLVAVSACPESGRGGAIRIEIHDGEP, from the coding sequence ATGGCGCTGGCGCAAAGCAAGGTGGTGGCGAAGAACTCGGGGGCGGCGTTTGCCGTCAGGAAGGGACAGCTGCTGCGCGTTGCGGGCCGAAGCATCGTCGACCTCGTGGCTTTCAACCTGCACGATGTCCGCGAGCGCTTCGATCAGGCGAGGACCAAGACCAACCAGGCGAAGATCTTCATCAGCACCGGGGATGTGCTCTATTCGAAACGAAACAACCCGATGCTGAGGATCGTGCGGGACACCTTTACCGGGGGTCGACACGATCTGCAAAAAGGCATGTGCAGCCGCAGGCGCTTCGAGATGGTCGCCAGCGGCGCGTCGCTGAGGGTGTTCGCGGAGGGAGTCGACATCAACCCCAAAGCCCCGGAGGAGCTCCCGGATCACGGATGCTGGGAGAACCTGAGCGAAGCGCTGAGGCCTTGGAACATCGATCCCGACGACGTGCCGAGCCCGTTCAATCTGTTTCAATGCATGCGCATCGATCCCGACACCGGAGCCATGTACGACACGCTCGTGCGCCCGAAAGAGGAAGCATGCGTCGATTTTCGGGCGGAGATGGATTGCCTGGTCGCCGTCAGCGCCTGCCCCGAATCCGGGCGCGGAGGTGCAATCCGGATCGAGATCCACGACGGCGAGCCTTAA
- a CDS encoding tripartite tricarboxylate transporter substrate binding protein: MTNNVARSFSLILGTVLVGRVLGVAPAQAWEPTKPIEFVIPAGTGGGADQMARLIAGINDKYKLSPRPFIVVNKSGGAGAEGFLHVKEKKGDAHTIIITLSNLFTTPLATGTPFSWRDFTPIARLALDRFILWVNAETPYKTAREYIAAVKQKPGMKMGGTGSKQEDQIITVLLEQSQGVKFTYVPFKGGGEVCTNLVGKHVDSTVNNPAECVSNWKAGRVRPLAVFDPERIPDKEWHDIPTIKEALGADISYNMLRGIFGPPGMPKEAVEWYIGFLRKAYDTPDFKGYLSKGALKPAFATGAEYVKWVEANEKLHRELMEKGGLLHK; encoded by the coding sequence ATGACTAACAATGTCGCTCGCTCTTTCTCGCTCATCCTGGGGACTGTCCTCGTGGGACGGGTTCTCGGCGTAGCTCCGGCTCAGGCCTGGGAACCCACCAAACCGATCGAGTTCGTCATCCCGGCGGGAACCGGAGGAGGCGCCGATCAGATGGCGCGGCTCATCGCCGGCATCAACGACAAGTACAAGCTCTCTCCCCGGCCCTTCATCGTCGTCAACAAGTCCGGCGGCGCCGGTGCCGAAGGTTTCCTCCACGTCAAGGAAAAGAAGGGCGACGCCCACACCATCATCATCACTCTCTCGAACCTCTTCACCACCCCGCTCGCGACGGGAACCCCCTTCAGCTGGCGCGACTTTACGCCCATCGCGCGTCTCGCCCTCGACCGCTTCATCCTCTGGGTGAACGCCGAGACCCCGTACAAGACCGCCAGGGAGTACATCGCCGCGGTGAAGCAGAAGCCGGGCATGAAGATGGGGGGGACCGGCTCGAAGCAGGAGGACCAGATCATCACGGTCCTGCTCGAGCAGAGCCAGGGCGTGAAGTTCACCTACGTGCCGTTCAAGGGCGGCGGCGAGGTCTGCACCAATCTGGTGGGAAAGCACGTCGATTCGACGGTCAACAACCCCGCGGAATGCGTGAGCAACTGGAAAGCCGGCCGCGTCCGGCCGCTGGCGGTATTCGATCCCGAGCGCATTCCCGACAAGGAATGGCACGACATTCCGACGATCAAGGAAGCGCTCGGCGCGGATATCTCGTACAACATGCTGCGCGGTATCTTCGGGCCGCCGGGGATGCCCAAAGAAGCGGTGGAGTGGTACATCGGTTTCCTGCGCAAGGCATATGACACGCCGGATTTCAAGGGATATCTCAGCAAGGGCGCGCTCAAGCCCGCTTTTGCCACCGGCGCCGAGTATGTCAAGTGGGTCGAAGCGAACGAAAAGCTCCACAGGGAGCTGATGGAAAAGGGAGGACTGCTGCACAAGTAG
- a CDS encoding tripartite tricarboxylate transporter permease: MGLDNLLLGFQIAITPTNILIAVIGILLGTIIGVLPGLGGANGVAILLPLTFTMPPTSAIILLTCIYWGALFGGAITSVLFNIPGEPWSVATTFDGYPMAKAGHGDQALTAAFTSSFVGALFSIVLITFFAPLLAEVALKFGPPEFFAIQLLTFSSFVGLGGENPLKSLASILIGFILSTVGLDIVTGQLRLTFGFTDLMKGFDFIVAVIGLFGIGEILLSVEEGLRFQGARTTMNPRAVLETWKVLPRYYRTFVRGSIIGFWMGFKPGGATPASFMSYAFAKRFSRNPERFGKGEIEGIVAPETAAHAAGVAAILPMITLGIPGSPTAAVMLGGLIIWGLQPGPMLFIDNPDFVWGLIASMYTGNVIGVIMVLAFVPFFAAILRIPFAILTPLIIVVCAIGSYAVHNSMIDIWYMLIFGVMGYVFKKLDYPLAPLVLALVLGDMSENALRQSLIMSQGSLAIFFVRPIAGAITALALFFFVLPVLTRWRRRARARAISPVPTRN, translated from the coding sequence GTGGGACTCGACAACCTGCTTCTCGGCTTCCAGATCGCGATTACGCCGACCAATATCCTGATCGCGGTGATCGGCATCCTGCTGGGCACGATCATCGGCGTTCTTCCGGGTCTCGGGGGAGCCAACGGAGTGGCAATCCTCCTCCCGCTCACGTTCACCATGCCCCCGACCTCCGCCATCATCCTGCTCACCTGCATCTACTGGGGAGCGCTCTTCGGCGGCGCCATCACCTCGGTGCTGTTCAACATTCCCGGCGAGCCGTGGTCCGTGGCGACGACCTTCGACGGGTATCCGATGGCAAAGGCCGGCCATGGCGACCAGGCGCTGACCGCCGCGTTCACCTCTTCGTTCGTCGGCGCTCTGTTCTCCATCGTCCTGATCACCTTCTTCGCCCCGCTCCTGGCCGAGGTGGCGCTCAAGTTCGGGCCGCCCGAATTCTTCGCCATCCAGCTGCTCACCTTCTCGAGCTTCGTCGGCCTCGGCGGCGAGAACCCGCTCAAGTCCCTGGCATCGATCCTGATCGGCTTCATCCTTTCGACTGTCGGCCTGGACATCGTCACGGGACAGCTCCGGCTCACCTTCGGCTTCACCGATCTGATGAAAGGTTTCGACTTCATCGTTGCCGTGATCGGACTGTTCGGCATCGGGGAGATCCTCCTCAGCGTCGAGGAAGGCCTTCGCTTCCAGGGCGCCAGGACCACGATGAACCCGCGCGCGGTGCTCGAAACCTGGAAGGTGTTGCCGCGATACTATCGCACGTTCGTGCGCGGCTCGATCATCGGCTTCTGGATGGGCTTCAAGCCGGGAGGCGCCACTCCGGCCTCGTTCATGAGCTATGCCTTCGCGAAGCGCTTTTCCAGGAACCCCGAGCGCTTCGGCAAGGGGGAGATCGAGGGAATCGTGGCGCCCGAGACCGCCGCCCACGCGGCCGGCGTGGCCGCCATCCTGCCGATGATCACGCTCGGCATCCCCGGCTCGCCGACGGCCGCGGTCATGCTGGGAGGGCTCATTATCTGGGGCCTCCAGCCCGGTCCTATGCTCTTCATCGACAATCCCGACTTCGTCTGGGGCCTGATCGCCAGCATGTACACCGGAAACGTGATCGGCGTCATCATGGTGCTCGCCTTCGTGCCGTTTTTCGCCGCAATCCTGCGCATCCCGTTCGCCATCCTGACACCGCTCATCATCGTCGTTTGCGCCATCGGCTCGTACGCGGTCCATAACAGCATGATCGACATCTGGTACATGCTCATCTTCGGCGTCATGGGCTACGTCTTCAAGAAGCTCGATTATCCGCTCGCTCCGCTGGTGCTGGCCCTGGTGCTCGGAGACATGTCCGAGAACGCGCTGCGCCAGAGCCTGATCATGTCGCAGGGCTCGCTGGCGATCTTCTTCGTCCGGCCGATCGCCGGAGCGATCACGGCCCTCGCACTGTTCTTCTTCGTGCTGCCCGTCCTGACCCGCTGGCGCCGCCGCGCGAGAGCGCGGGCCATCTCCCCGGTGCCCACTCGCAACTGA
- a CDS encoding FadR/GntR family transcriptional regulator: MLRIIKKTRIHEEVMSQIHELIRQGKFKAGDQLPSERELAEIFKVSRTSVREALRALETQGLVVSRTGAGNFVADLPVESLVAPLARLLVEEKNALAEVFELRKLIEPHIASLAAKRASRRDIEEMKRILDRQAAAVDRGETGVEADTDFHFTIARATQNRALEKLVSALMDVLSHSREESLQTLDRRRASIDAHRAIVAAVGRHDGAGAHRAMLRHIEEVEENVLSAKRSTAKRTRVA; this comes from the coding sequence ATGCTCCGCATCATCAAGAAAACCAGGATCCACGAGGAAGTGATGAGCCAGATCCACGAGCTCATCCGGCAGGGAAAATTCAAGGCGGGCGACCAGCTGCCGTCCGAGCGCGAGCTCGCCGAGATCTTCAAGGTGAGCCGCACCTCGGTGCGCGAGGCGCTGCGGGCGCTGGAGACGCAGGGGCTGGTCGTGAGCCGGACGGGCGCGGGAAATTTCGTCGCCGATCTTCCGGTGGAGTCGCTGGTGGCGCCGCTGGCCCGGCTTCTGGTCGAGGAAAAGAACGCGCTCGCGGAGGTTTTCGAGCTGCGCAAGCTGATCGAGCCCCATATCGCGTCGCTGGCGGCGAAGCGGGCGTCGCGGCGGGACATCGAGGAAATGAAGCGGATCCTGGATCGACAGGCCGCCGCGGTCGACCGCGGCGAAACGGGAGTGGAGGCGGATACCGATTTCCACTTCACGATCGCCCGCGCGACCCAGAACCGCGCGCTGGAGAAGCTGGTGTCGGCCTTGATGGACGTGCTCAGCCACAGCCGCGAAGAGTCGCTGCAGACGCTCGATCGCCGGCGGGCGTCGATCGATGCGCACCGCGCGATTGTCGCCGCTGTCGGTCGTCACGATGGCGCGGGCGCGCACCGCGCGATGCTGCGGCACATCGAGGAGGTCGAAGAAAACGTGCTTTCGGCGAAGAGATCGACTGCCAAGAGAACCAGAGTCGCCTGA
- a CDS encoding tripartite tricarboxylate transporter TctB family protein, whose product MRTADLVTSALLILLSVVVMYDALRLGIGWGDEGPLSGFFPFWLAALLAAVSAALFLQALFRRATKPFVSRERFIPVLKVLGPLAAFIVVTDPPGPWSGLGLYVAGGLYLGFYMRWVGGHGWRAVVALSLTIPFITFLIFETWFLVPMPKGPVEAWFGY is encoded by the coding sequence ATGCGCACCGCCGATCTCGTCACTTCGGCCCTGCTGATCCTGCTCAGCGTTGTCGTGATGTACGATGCTCTCCGCCTGGGCATCGGCTGGGGCGACGAAGGGCCGTTGAGCGGCTTTTTCCCCTTCTGGCTTGCGGCGCTCCTGGCCGCCGTGAGCGCCGCGCTGTTCCTGCAGGCGCTCTTTCGTCGAGCGACGAAGCCGTTCGTCAGCCGCGAGCGGTTCATTCCCGTGCTCAAGGTCCTCGGACCGCTCGCGGCCTTTATCGTGGTTACCGACCCTCCCGGGCCCTGGAGCGGCCTCGGACTGTACGTCGCCGGGGGACTCTACCTCGGCTTTTATATGCGCTGGGTCGGCGGCCACGGCTGGCGGGCGGTCGTTGCGCTCTCCCTTACGATTCCGTTCATCACATTTCTCATCTTCGAGACATGGTTCCTCGTCCCCATGCCCAAGGGACCCGTGGAAGCGTGGTTCGGATACTGA
- a CDS encoding alpha/beta fold hydrolase, which translates to MSRSAGERYVAALKEGRGLHDEFIYSMSFEDYRLFPDPFPRTTFSVREVQTWIDRYPNPARPGELFRWDIHGRLLEPARASIDGLAVVMIHGGAANEYEFLFTPDGPEAYLDLTKVDPAASRAGIAQHMASLGIPVLAVSLPGHYSRRPWPAIPDRRPEFVIGERPGDEELRNRLSVYTFRMCIEAVKALIEQVLPGLKLFIWGHSTGGEYFYLMEQYGLRNPLVGGLGFGTGMPAWLRKQWDLAWAEKSPEERAAPFREIAGLSRRSPAGYVKSGYVGPNQPWGTAERWFELENHRRPQFKPYLQDIEHSAHDVLLPEVRRISALPDDELFVTFKADLARLRGKKMLHIVGERDKGHWVEGGEKGLEFRREVYAFKRFAPYAEALRLVVVPRLTHYGHVESYNERLASLMVTAFKEYFPLL; encoded by the coding sequence GTGAGCCGGAGCGCTGGCGAGCGTTACGTTGCGGCCTTGAAAGAAGGCCGGGGATTGCACGACGAGTTCATCTACTCGATGAGCTTCGAGGACTATCGGCTCTTTCCCGACCCGTTTCCCCGCACGACCTTTTCCGTAAGGGAGGTCCAGACGTGGATCGACCGCTACCCGAACCCCGCCAGGCCCGGCGAGCTTTTTCGGTGGGACATCCATGGCCGGCTCCTCGAGCCGGCCAGAGCTTCCATCGACGGGCTTGCGGTGGTGATGATCCACGGCGGCGCGGCGAACGAGTACGAGTTCCTCTTCACCCCTGACGGCCCCGAGGCCTATCTCGACCTCACCAAGGTCGATCCAGCCGCGTCCCGCGCCGGCATCGCCCAGCACATGGCTTCGCTCGGCATTCCCGTGCTCGCTGTTTCTCTTCCCGGCCACTACAGCCGAAGGCCGTGGCCGGCGATTCCGGATCGGCGCCCGGAATTCGTTATCGGCGAGCGGCCCGGGGACGAAGAGCTCCGAAACCGCCTCTCCGTGTACACCTTCCGCATGTGCATCGAGGCCGTCAAGGCGCTGATCGAGCAGGTGCTGCCGGGGCTCAAGCTCTTCATATGGGGGCATTCGACCGGGGGCGAGTACTTCTATCTGATGGAGCAGTACGGCCTCAGAAACCCGCTCGTCGGCGGGCTGGGATTCGGGACCGGCATGCCGGCCTGGCTGCGCAAGCAGTGGGACCTCGCCTGGGCGGAAAAGTCGCCGGAAGAGCGCGCCGCGCCGTTTCGCGAGATCGCCGGACTCAGCCGCCGCTCTCCGGCGGGCTACGTCAAGAGCGGCTACGTGGGACCCAACCAGCCCTGGGGTACCGCCGAGCGCTGGTTCGAGCTGGAAAATCACCGCCGGCCGCAGTTCAAGCCTTACCTCCAGGACATCGAGCACAGCGCCCACGATGTCCTGCTCCCTGAGGTCCGGCGGATTTCCGCCCTGCCGGACGACGAGCTGTTCGTCACTTTCAAAGCCGATCTCGCTCGGCTCCGCGGCAAGAAAATGCTTCACATCGTCGGCGAGCGAGACAAGGGTCACTGGGTCGAAGGCGGAGAAAAGGGGCTCGAGTTTCGCCGCGAAGTCTACGCTTTCAAGCGCTTCGCCCCCTATGCCGAGGCGCTGCGGCTGGTGGTCGTCCCCCGCCTCACCCATTACGGCCACGTGGAGAGCTACAACGAGCGGCTCGCCAGCCTGATGGTCACGGCGTTCAAGGAATACTTCCCTCTTCTTTGA
- a CDS encoding polysaccharide deacetylase family protein: MEIRDFHAQREIFWPGGARVAVFLTFDFQGGEDVRPDRDGKINHEEYTQAEYGPKTGIWRVLRILATHRVRATFLTCGGIAERYPEAVAAIAADGHEVGGHGYHHEVARDLSKEEEREVIRRTTEMNASRAGKRPVGWRSCTQSPNSIELLMEHGYLWNSNSFSYDLPFVWEGDGKKLVELPRQPFGDGRLYGHRDSGNPADALAVWKAMFDQFYDESALAPTFCPFQFHPYISSRPGRARALSELIGYMKAHAGVWFATGSEIANWWLEQGFSEKRVTKVA, encoded by the coding sequence ATGGAAATTCGGGACTTTCATGCTCAGCGGGAAATCTTCTGGCCGGGCGGCGCGCGCGTAGCGGTGTTTCTGACCTTCGACTTCCAGGGCGGCGAGGACGTCCGCCCCGATCGCGACGGCAAGATCAATCACGAGGAATACACCCAGGCGGAATACGGACCCAAGACCGGCATCTGGCGCGTGTTGCGGATTCTGGCGACGCACCGGGTCAGGGCGACCTTCCTGACCTGCGGCGGCATCGCGGAGCGGTATCCCGAGGCCGTGGCGGCGATCGCCGCCGATGGGCACGAGGTGGGCGGCCACGGCTACCATCACGAGGTGGCGCGCGATCTCAGCAAGGAAGAGGAGCGCGAGGTCATCCGGCGCACGACGGAGATGAACGCCAGCCGCGCGGGGAAGCGTCCGGTCGGATGGCGCTCATGCACACAGAGCCCGAACAGCATCGAGCTGTTGATGGAGCACGGCTACCTGTGGAACAGCAATTCCTTCTCCTACGATCTTCCGTTCGTGTGGGAGGGCGACGGCAAGAAGCTCGTCGAGCTGCCGCGGCAGCCCTTCGGCGACGGCCGCCTCTACGGCCACAGGGATTCGGGGAATCCCGCCGACGCGCTGGCGGTGTGGAAGGCGATGTTCGATCAGTTCTACGATGAGTCCGCTCTCGCTCCGACGTTCTGCCCGTTCCAGTTCCACCCTTACATCTCGAGCCGGCCCGGCCGCGCCCGGGCGCTGAGCGAATTGATCGGCTACATGAAGGCGCACGCGGGCGTGTGGTTCGCGACCGGAAGCGAGATCGCGAACTGGTGGCTCGAGCAGGGCTTTTCGGAGAAGCGCGTCACCAAAGTCGCGTAG